The following coding sequences lie in one Nycticebus coucang isolate mNycCou1 chromosome 18, mNycCou1.pri, whole genome shotgun sequence genomic window:
- the EVPL gene encoding envoplakin isoform X1 — translation MFKGLSKGSQGKGSPKGSPAKGSPKGSPSKHSRAATQELALLISRMQANADQVERDILETQKKLQQDRVNSEHSQTLQHQQETGRSLKEAEVLLKDLFLDVDKARRLKHPQAEEIEKDIKQLHERVTQECAEYRALYEKMVLPPDMGPRVDWARVLEQKQKQVCEGQYGPGMAELEQQVAEHNILQKEIEAYGQQLRSLGGPDVATIRSQYRDLLKAASWRGQSLGSLYTHLQGCTRQLSALAEQQRRILQQDWSDHMADPASVRREYEHFKQQELLSQEQSVNQLEDDGERMVQLGHPAVGPIQTHQEALKLEWQNFLNLCICQESHLQQVEDYRRFQEEADSVSQALAKLNSNLDGKYSPAPGSLPGAPTELLRQLEQAEEKQLGVTEKAIGDLQRLSQEVAPLPQRRIPPQQPLQVDSICDWDSGEVQLLRGERFLLVDNTDPHIWAVQGPGGETKSAPAACFCIPAPDPEAVARASRLASELQTLKQKLLTVQNCLKASARETLRPGQQAPAGSAPADPQAQKLLTQMTQLDGDLEQIERQVLAWARAPLSRTSPLEDLEGRIHNQEGTAQRLQKLGAEKEAAQQECEAFLSVRPVGPAALQLPVALNSVKNKYSDVHVLCNLYGEKAKAALGLERQIQDSDRIIQGFESALAQEAPIPDDPKALQERADELQRQRRELLGQQACVLGLHRQLKATEHACAALQNNFQEFCQDLPRQQRRVRVLTDRYHAVGDQLDLREKVVQDACLTYQQFKNCRDNLSSWLEHLPRNQVRPSDGPSQITYKLQAEKRLMKEIQSRGQDRAMMSRLSQDLQAALQDYELQADTYRCSLEPTLAVSAPKRPRVAPLQESIQAQEKDLAKAYTEAAAAHQQQLHQLEFARKMLEKKELSEDTQATHDARQGSEGPAQAGRESEVLKSQLEEERKRVAQVQRELEVQRSQLLQLKTQRPLERLEEKEVVEFYRDPELESSLSKVKAQVEEEGKRRASLQAELEAAAQKVVQLESERKTMQPHLLTKEVTQIERDPSLDSQAAQLSSRIQQVQGEDAVIVARVEELKKELLALEQREADVKEKIVVKEVVKVEKDLEMVKAARALRLQIEEDAAQRKGAEEALAKLQTRIEDLERAISSVEPKVIVKEVRKVEQDPGLLQESSRLRSLLEEERKRNVMLAGELRELRSKYSMVQTQKPKVQLQERVHEVFRVDPETEQEIARLRAQLQEAAGRRSSVEKEVEQLLPELEGLRAQKPVVEYKEVTQEVVRHERSPEVLREVDRLKAQLNELVNTHGRSQEQLIRLQGERDEWKRERAKVETKTVNKEVVRREKDPLLEKEAERLRQEVREAAQRRRAAEDAVHELQSRYLLLERRKPEEKVVVQEVVVTRKDPKLHEEHSRLGHSLDEEVARRRQLELEVQQLRASVEEKEGMLSFGEDRGKKLAAERELRQLSLRIQELEKRPPAVQEKIIMEEVVKLEKDPDLEKSTEALRWDLDQEKGRVSELHRKCKNLQVKIDVLQKAKSQEKTIYKEVIRVQKDRVLEDERSRLWELLTRERTARQAQEEALRRLRDRIERAEALGRTWSREEAELQKARDQVGQEHGRLQQELQALERQKQQQALQLQEESKLLSQKTEMERQKAAEQGQALSRLKAAILHEKDQIYEKERTLRDLHTKVSLEELSQETQTRETNLSTKISILEPDTGKDMSPYEAYKRGIIDRDQYLQLQELECDWEEVTTSGPCGEESVLLDRKSGKQYSIEAALRCRRISKEEYHLYRDGHLPISEFALLVAGENKPSSSLSIGSIISKSPLTSPAPQSSCFFSPGFTVGLGDDSFPIAGVYDTTTDNKCSIKTAVAKNMLDPITGQKLLEAQAATGGIVDLLSRERFSVHKATERGLIDNTATQRLLNAQKAFTGIEDPVTKKRLSVGEAVQKGWMPLESVLPHLQAQHLTGGLIDPKRTGRIPVPQALHSRMISEELAQLLQDESSYEKDLTDPISKERLSYKEAMGRCRKDPVSGLLLLPAALEGYRCCYRSASPTIPRSLR, via the exons ATGTTCAAGGGCCTGAGCAAAGGCTCCCAGGGGAAGGGATCCCCGAAGGGCTCCCCAGCAAAGGGGTCTCCCAAGGGTTCCCCCAGCAAGCACAGCCG AGCTGCCACCCAAGAACTGGCCCTGCTCATCTCCCGCATGCAAGCCAATGCCGACCAGGTAGAGAGGGACATCCTGGAGACCCAGAAGAAGCTACAGCAG GACCGGGTGAACAGCGAGCACAGCCAGACCCTGCAGCACCAGCAGGAGACAGGCCGCAGCCTGAAGGAGGCCGAGGTGCTGCTCAAGGACCTCTTCCTGGATGTGGATAAGGCCCGGAGGCTCAAGCACCCGCAGGCCGAGGAGATCGAGAAGGA CATCAAGCAGCTGCACGAGCGGGTGACCCAGGAGTGTGCAGAGTACCGTGCCTTGTACGAGAAGATGGTGCTGCCGCCTGACATGGGACCCAGGGTTGACTGGGCACGTGTGCTGGAGCAAAAACAG AAGCAGGTCTGCGAGGGCCAGTATGGGCCCGGCATGGCGGAGCTGGAGCAGCAGGTGGCTGAGCACAACATCCTGCAGAAGGAGATTGAGGCCTATGGACAGCAGCTGAGGAGCCTTGGGGGGCCG GACGTGGCCACCATCCGGAGCCAATACCGAGACCTACTG AAGGCGGCCTCGTGGCGCGGGCAGAGCCTGGGTAGCCTGTACACGCACCTGCAGGGCTGCACGCGGCAGCTGAGCGCCCTGGCCGAGCAGCAGCGCCGTATCCTGCAGCAGGACTGGAGCGACCACATGGCCGACCCCGCCAGCGTGCGGCGGGAGTACGAG CACTTCAAGCAGCAAGAGCTGCTGAGCCAGGAGCAGAGCGTGAACCAGCTGGAGGACGACGGGGAGCGTATGGTGCAGCTCGGGCACCCCGCGGTGGGGCCCATCCAG ACCCACCAGGAGGCCCTGAAGCTGGAGTGGCAGAACTTCCTGAATTTGTGCATCTGCCAGGAGAGCCACCTGCAGCAAGTGGAGGACTACCGGAGG TTCCAGGAAGAGGCCGACTCAGTCAGCCAGGCCTTGGCGAAGCTCAACTCCAATTTGGACGGCAAGTACAGCCCTGCCCCTGGGAGCCTCCCTGGTGCCCCCACAGAGCTGCTGCGACAGCTAGAG CAGGcagaggagaagcagctgggggTCACTGAGAAGGCCATTGGGGACCTGCAGCGGCTCAGCCAGGAGGTGGCCCCTCTGCCTCAGCGCAGAATCCCACCCCAGCAACCCCTTCAAGTGGACAGCATCTGCGACTGGGACTCAGGAGAA GTGCAGCTGCTTCGGGGTGAGCGGTTTTTGCTGGTGGACAATACTGACCCCCACATTTGGGCCGTGCAGGGCCCTGGCGGGGAAACCAAGAGTGCCCCAGCCGCCTGCTTCTGCATCCCAGCCCCAGACCCTGAAGCAGTGGCGAGGGCCTCCAG GTTGGCCTCAGAGCTTCAGACCCTGAAGCAGAAATTGCTCACAGTCCAGAACTGCCTGAAGGCCAGTGCCAGGGAGACCCTACGGCCTGGCCAGCAGG ctccagCTGGCTCAGCACCAGCCGACCCACAGGCTCAGAAGCTCCTGACACAGATGACCCAGCTGGATGGGGACCTGGAGCAGATAGAGAGGCAGGTGCTGGCCTGGGCCCGGGCCCCACTGAGCCGCACTTCCCCACTGGAAGACCTGGAGGGTCGCATCCACAACCAGGAG GGCACGGCCCAGCGCCTGCAGAAACTGGGAGCTGAGAAGGAGGCAGCCCAGCAGGAGTGCGAGGCGTTTCTGTCAGTGCGACCCGTGGGCCCTGCTGCCCTGCAGCTGCCTGTGGCCCTTAACAGTGTCAAGAACAAGTACAGTGATGTGCATGTTCTGTGTAACCTCTATGGGGAGAA AGCCAAGGCTGCCCTGGGTCTGGAGCGGCAGATCCAGGACTCGGACAGGATCATCCAAGGCTTCGAGTCTGCCCTGGCACAGGAGGCTCCCATCCCTGATGACCCTAAGGCACTACAGGAGAGGGCTGACGAGCTGCAG CGCCAACGGAGGGAGCTGCTGGGACAGCAGGCCTGTGTTCTGGGGCTGCATCGCCAGCTGAAGGCCACCGAGCACGCATGCGCTGCACTGCAGAACAACTTCCAGGAGTTCTGCCAAGACCTGCCACGCCAGCAGCGCCGGGTGCGGGTCCTCACTGACCGCTACCACGCCGTGGGGGACCAGCTGGACCTGCG GGAGAAGGTTGTGCAGGATGCCTGCCTCACCTACCAGCAGTTCAAAAACTGCAGGGACAACCTGAGCTCCTGGCTGGAGCACCTGCCCCGCAACCAGGTGCGGCCCAGTGATGGGCCCAGCCAGATCACCTACAAGCTGCAGGCAGAGAAG AGGCTGATGAAAGAGATCCAGAGCCGGGGACAGGACAGGGCCATGATGTCCCGGCTGTCCCAGGACTTGCAGGCAGCTCTCCAA GACTATGAGCTGCAAGCAGACACCTACCGCTGCTCCCTGGAGCCCACACTGGCAGTGTCAGCTCCCAAGAGACCCCGAGTGGCTCCCCTGCAGGAGAGCATCCAGGCCCAG GAGAAGGACCTTGCAAAGGCCTATACTGAGGCTGCAGCGGCCCACCAGCAGCAGCTGCACCAGCTGGAGTTTGCTAGAAAGATGCTGGAGAAG AAGGAGCTCAGTGAGGACACCCAGGCAACCCATGATGCAAGGCAGGGGTCTGAGGGCCCAGCTCAAGCAGGGAGGGAGTCAGAagtcctgaagtcccagctagaGGAGGAGAGGAAGCGGGTGGCCCAGGTGCAGCGCGAGCTGGAGGTGCAGAGGAGCCAGTTGCTGCAGCTGAAGACCCAGCGGCCGCTggagaggctggaggagaaggaagtGGTGGAGTTCTACAGGGACCCCGAGCTAGAGAGCAGCCTGTCCAAGGTGAAGGCCCAGGTGGAGGAAGAGGGCAAGAGGCGGGCCAGCCTGCAGGCAGAGCTGGAGGCGGCGGCGCAGAAGGTTGTCCAGCTGGAGAGTGAGAGGAAGACCATGCAGCCTCACCTGCTGACCAAGGAGGTCACGCAAATAGAGAGAGACCCCAGCTTGGACAGCCAGGCAGCCCAGCTCAGCAGCAGGATCCAGCAGGTCCAAGGGGAGGATGCTGTCATCGTGGCCCGGGTGGAAGAGCTGAAGAAGGAGCTGCTGGCCCTCGAGCAGAGGGAGGCGGACGTGAAGGAGAAGATTGTGGTGAAAGAAGTGGTCAAGGTAGAAAAGGATCTGGAAATGGTCAAGGCAGCCCGGGCTCTGAGGCTGCAGATCGAGGAGGATGCTGCACAGAGGAAGGGGGCAGAGGAGGCTTTGGCCAAGCTGCAGACCCGCATTGAAGACCTGGAGCGGGCCATCAGCTCCGTGGAGCCCAAGGTCATTGTGAAGGAAGTGAGGAAGGTGGAGCAGGACCCAGGCCTTCTCCAAGAGTCCTCCAGACTCAGGAGTCtcctggaggaggagaggaagaggaacgTGATGCTGGCAGGGGAGCTGAGAGAGCTGCGCAGCAAATACAGTATGGTACAGACTCAGAAGCCCAAGGTGCAGCTCCAGGAGCGCGTCCATGAGGTCTTCCGTGTGGACCCTGAGACGGAGCAGGAGATTGCACGGCTCCGCGCCCAGCTGCAGGAGGCTGCTGGCCGCAGGAGCAGTGTGGAGAAGGAGGTGGAGCAGCTGCTGCCTGAGCTGGAGGGCCTGCGAGCGCAGAAGCCTGTGGTGGAGTACAAGGAGGTGACCCAGGAGGTGGTGAGGCACGAGAGGAGCCCTGAGGTGCTCCGTGAGGTCGACCGCCTGAAGGCCCAGCTCAATGAGCTGGTCAACACCCACGGGCGCTCCCAGGAGCAGCTCATCCGGCTGCAGGGTGAGCGCGACGAGTGGAAGCGGGAGCGGGCAAAGGTTGAGACCAAGACAGTGAACAAGGAGGTGGTGCGGCGCGAGAAAGACCCGCTCCTGGAGAAGGAGGCCGAGCGGCTCCGCCAGGAGGTGAGGGAGGCAGCCCAGAGGCGGCGGGCAGCCGAGGACGCAGTGCACGAGCTGCAGAGCAGGTACCTGCTGCTGGAGCGCAGGAAGCCTGAGGAAAAGGTGGTGGTGCAGGAGGTGGTGGTCACCCGGAAGGACCCAAAGCTGCACGAGGAGCACAGCCGGCTGGGTCACAGCCTGGATGAGGAGGTGGCCCGGAGGCGGCAGCTGGAGCTGGAGGTGCAGCAGCTGCGGGCCAGcgtggaggagaaggaggggatgCTCAGCTTTGGGGAGGACCGCGGCAAGAAGCTGGCAGCGGAGAGGGAACTGCGGCAGCTGAGCCTGAGGATCCAGGAGCTGGAGAAGCGGCCGCCTGCGGTGCAGGAGAAGATCATCATGGAGGAAGTGGTCAAGCTGGAGAAGGACCCAGACCTGGAGAAGTCCACAGAAGCCCTGCGGTGGGACCTGGACCAGGAGAAGGGCCGGGTGTCTGAGCTGCATCGGAAGTGCAAGAACTTGCAGGTCAAGATTGACGTCCTCCAAAAGGCCAAGTCACAGGAGAAGACCATCTACAAGGAGGTGATCCGGGTGCAGAAGGACCGGGTGCTGGAGGACGAGCGGTCCCGCCTGTGGGAGCTGCTCACCAGGGAGCGCACGGCCCGGCAGGCTCAGGAGGAGGCTCTGCGGCGCCTGCGGGACCGGATTGAGAGGGCAGAAGCCCTGGGGAGGACCTGGTCCCGGGAGGAGGCCGAACTGCAGAAGGCCCGGGACCAGGTGGGCCAGGAGCATGGGCGGCTGCAGCAGGAGCTGCAAGCACTAGAGagacagaagcagcagcaggcaCTGCAGCTGCAGGAGGAGTCGAAGCTGCTCAGCCAGAAGACAGAGATGGAGCGGCAGAAGGCGGCCGAACAGGGCCAGGCACTCTCGCGGCTCAAGGCGGCCATCCTCCATGAGAAGGACCAGATCTATGAGAAGGAGCGGACCCTCCGGGACCTCCACACCAAGGTGAGCCTGGAGGAGCTCAGCCAGGAGACTCAGACGCGGGAGACCAACCTTTCCACCAAGATCTCCATCCTGGAACCTGACACGGGGAAGGACATGTCCCCATATGAGGCCTACAAGAGGGGCATCATTGACCGAGACCAGTATCTCCAGCTGCAGGAGCTTGAGTGTGACTGGGAGGAGGTCACCACCTCAGGCCCTTGTGGGGAGGAGTCTGTGCTCCTGGACCGCAAGAGCGGGAAGCAGTACTCCATCGAGGCTGCCCTTCGCTGCCGGCGCATCTCCAAGGAGGAGTACCACCTGTACAGAGACGGCCATCTGCCCATCTCCGAGTTCGCCCTGCTGGTGGCTGGGGAGAACAAGCCCTCCTCCTCGCTCTCCATTGGCTCCATCATCTCCAAGTCCCCGCTCACCTCCCCAGCCCCTCAGAGCTCCTGTTTCTTCTCTCCCGGCTTCACTGTCGGGCTTGGTGATGACAGCTTCCCCATCGCCGGGGTGTACGACACAACCACAGACAACAAGTGCAGCATCAAGACGGCCGTGGCCAAGAACATGCTGGACCCCATCACTGGGCAGAAGCTGCTGGAGGCCCAGGCGGCCACAGGGGGCATCGTGGACCTTCTGAGCCGGGAGCGCTTCTCTGTGCACAAGGCCACTGAGAGGGGCCTGATCGACAACACTGCCACACAGAGGCTGCTCAATGCCCAGAAGGCCTTCACCGGCATCGAGGACCCTGTCACTAAGAAGAGGCTGTCAGTGGGCGAGGCTGTGCAGAAGGGCTGGATGCCCCTGGAGAGTGTGCTCCCGCACCTGCAGGCACAGCACCTGACGGGGGGGCTCATCGACCCCAAGAGGACAGGCCGCATCCCTGTCCCACAGGCCCTGCACTCCAGAATGATCAGCGAGGAGCTCGCCCAGCTCCTGCAGGACGAGTCCAGCTATGAGAAGGATTTGACAGACCCCATCTCCAAGGAACGGCTGAGCTACAAGGAAGCCATGGGCCGCTGCCGAAAAGACCCTGTGAGCGGTCTGCTGCTCCTCCCGGCAGCACTGGAGGGGTACCGCTGCTGCTACCGCTCGGCCTCCCCCACCATCCCTCGCTCCCTGCGCTGA